A genome region from Patescibacteria group bacterium includes the following:
- a CDS encoding CTP synthase: protein MTTKYIFISGGVISSLGKGITAASIAKLLQAKGYRVTNVKCEMYVNIDAGTIRPTEHGEVFVTDDGIETDQDIGSYERFTETDLNASNFLTTGQIYEAVIRRERNLEYDGEDVEVVPHVPEEIICRVKEAGKKAKAEFVIVELGGTVGEYQGVLFLEANRMMKWEDPKHVSHVHVSYLPIPSTVGEMKTKPVQYSVRTLNAAGIQPDFVIGRAARPLDEKRKDKISVFCSVLKEHVISNPDVESIYEVPLILDEQKLGEKILAHFHLKPRKNDLAAWRKLVQTIKNVKREVKIGIVGKYFQTGDFTLEDSYISVIEAIKHAAWANHLKPIIQWLASEKYEKNPKDLTELKNYDGVIVPGGYGSRGVDGKILAIQYLRENKIPFLGLCYGMQLATIEFARNVAGMKNAHTTEINPKTSYPVISLMSEQKEFLKNKKYGDTQRLGNYACEILPNTIARRAYNKTHIAERHRHRYEFNNQYRKILEKKGLAVSGINPARNLVEIIELASHPFFLATQFHPEFTSRPLHPHPLFLEFIRASAKRIK, encoded by the coding sequence ATGACCACTAAATACATTTTCATCTCCGGCGGCGTAATCTCTAGCCTAGGCAAAGGGATTACCGCCGCTTCCATTGCTAAACTTTTACAAGCGAAAGGCTATCGCGTCACCAATGTCAAATGCGAAATGTATGTTAATATTGACGCGGGCACGATTCGACCGACTGAACATGGCGAAGTCTTTGTCACAGACGATGGCATTGAAACTGATCAGGATATTGGCTCTTATGAAAGATTTACAGAAACAGACCTTAACGCTTCCAATTTTTTAACCACCGGTCAGATTTATGAGGCGGTGATTCGCCGCGAAAGGAACCTGGAATATGATGGGGAGGATGTGGAAGTGGTGCCTCACGTTCCCGAAGAAATTATTTGCCGCGTCAAGGAAGCGGGGAAAAAAGCTAAAGCTGAATTTGTGATTGTTGAACTCGGAGGCACGGTCGGCGAATATCAGGGGGTACTTTTTTTGGAGGCAAATCGGATGATGAAATGGGAAGACCCCAAACACGTCTCCCATGTCCATGTTTCTTACCTCCCTATTCCCTCTACTGTAGGAGAGATGAAAACCAAACCTGTCCAATATTCTGTCCGCACTTTAAATGCCGCGGGTATCCAGCCTGATTTTGTAATCGGCCGCGCTGCCCGGCCTTTAGACGAGAAAAGGAAAGACAAAATTTCCGTCTTTTGCAGCGTGCTCAAAGAACACGTAATTTCTAACCCGGATGTAGAATCAATTTATGAGGTGCCCCTCATTCTGGATGAACAAAAATTAGGCGAAAAAATTCTCGCCCACTTTCATCTTAAACCAAGAAAAAACGACCTTGCGGCTTGGAGAAAATTAGTGCAGACAATTAAAAACGTCAAAAGAGAGGTAAAAATCGGTATTGTGGGAAAATATTTTCAAACCGGCGATTTTACGCTGGAAGATTCATACATCTCGGTCATAGAAGCAATAAAACACGCCGCTTGGGCTAATCATTTAAAGCCAATTATTCAATGGCTTGCCAGTGAAAAATATGAAAAAAACCCCAAAGATTTAACCGAGCTAAAAAATTACGATGGCGTCATCGTGCCCGGCGGGTATGGTTCACGAGGTGTGGATGGAAAAATTTTAGCCATCCAATATCTGCGGGAAAATAAGATTCCTTTCTTGGGCTTGTGCTACGGCATGCAACTCGCCACTATAGAATTTGCCCGCAATGTGGCGGGGATGAAAAACGCCCACACCACAGAAATCAATCCTAAAACCTCTTATCCTGTGATTAGCTTAATGAGCGAACAAAAAGAATTTTTAAAAAACAAAAAATACGGGGACACGCAACGTCTGGGCAATTATGCGTGCGAGATTCTGCCAAACACAATCGCGCGCCGCGCTTACAATAAAACCCACATTGCGGAACGCCACCGCCACCGCTATGAATTTAATAACCAGTATCGTAAAATATTAGAGAAGAAGGGATTAGCGGTCAGCGGAATTAACCCGGCAAGAAATCTCGTAGAAATTATTGAACTCGCCTCGCATCCTTTCTTCTTAGCCACCCAATTTCACCCCGAATTCACTTCCCGACCCCTGCATCCACATCCGTTGTTTCTGGAATTTATTCGCGCGAGCGCGAAAAGAATCAAGTAA
- a CDS encoding DUF4115 domain-containing protein, with the protein MTSFSSKKIQGETFGEILKKKRKSMGYSLKQVSHRLKINFGYLKALEAESLQGLPPPVYVRGFLKHYARFLGLPEETILRYYRTERNILDNLHPEENLVYQSKIKRVSLLNISPKAVKFGFIALGIVMFFIYLGWELSGFSAPPSLKIISPQENEKVTTDSMVVAGESEKEAEVFINGQPVFVDEEGNFREQIILNAGVNPIEILARNKIGRERRVARNVLVYLPANAGAVMDAAKENNKEEKLQELSLLVKIKEGATWISVDTDGTNVFQGTMLPETSREFKARDKITITSGSAGNTYIVFNGQDLGNLGENGDVVRNVEFTKDLKIPDKN; encoded by the coding sequence ATGACCAGTTTTAGTTCTAAAAAAATTCAAGGGGAAACCTTTGGCGAGATTTTAAAGAAGAAAAGAAAGAGCATGGGCTACAGTCTTAAGCAGGTTTCGCATCGCCTCAAGATTAACTTCGGTTATCTTAAAGCTCTAGAGGCGGAAAGTTTGCAGGGGTTGCCTCCTCCTGTTTATGTGCGGGGGTTTTTAAAGCATTATGCTCGTTTTTTAGGGCTTCCAGAGGAGACAATTTTACGATATTATAGGACAGAGCGGAATATTTTAGATAATCTTCATCCGGAGGAAAATCTGGTTTATCAAAGTAAAATCAAGAGAGTTTCTCTTTTGAATATCAGCCCAAAGGCAGTCAAATTCGGTTTTATCGCCTTAGGGATAGTGATGTTTTTTATCTATTTGGGATGGGAACTCTCGGGGTTTTCTGCCCCGCCGTCACTGAAGATTATTTCTCCGCAGGAGAATGAAAAGGTGACTACCGACTCCATGGTGGTTGCAGGGGAGAGCGAGAAAGAGGCAGAAGTTTTTATTAATGGTCAGCCGGTTTTTGTGGACGAGGAGGGCAATTTTCGGGAGCAGATTATTCTCAACGCAGGCGTGAACCCCATTGAGATTTTAGCGCGGAATAAAATAGGGCGGGAACGCAGAGTAGCAAGGAATGTTTTAGTTTATTTGCCGGCGAATGCGGGCGCCGTAATGGACGCGGCGAAAGAAAATAATAAGGAGGAAAAACTCCAAGAGTTATCATTGCTCGTTAAGATTAAGGAGGGCGCGACTTGGATTTCAGTAGATACGGACGGGACTAATGTTTTTCAGGGGACAATGTTGCCGGAAACTTCGCGGGAGTTTAAGGCGCGCGATAAAATCACGATTACCTCCGGGAGCGCGGGCAATACTTATATTGTCTTTAATGGTCAGGATTTAGGAAATTTAGGTGAAAACGGGGATGTGGTTCGAAATGTAGAATTCACAAAGGATCTTAAAATACCAGATAAAAATTAA
- a CDS encoding HD domain-containing protein has translation MSYKIKAKNLEKMFNFLHQVEHLKSTLRYTSLASGRKESSAEHSWRLALMTFLVAEALKLDLDSNRAVRVALVHDIAESVTGDIDAVKIGRKEFSKEEKHRLEIKAIKKIKNKLPLGLSREIHDLWFEYEKSLTPEAKFVKALDKLETLTQLAEAGYKTYDAPEFIANYADLSVQNFPALKGMLKIVKRKLKTEFRKGDIPWKKEYSTYP, from the coding sequence ATGTCTTACAAAATCAAAGCAAAAAATTTGGAGAAAATGTTTAATTTTTTACATCAGGTGGAACACTTAAAATCCACCTTGAGGTATACCTCGCTCGCGAGCGGACGCAAGGAATCCAGCGCAGAACATTCTTGGCGACTAGCTTTGATGACTTTTCTCGTCGCTGAAGCATTAAAATTGGATTTAGACAGCAATCGCGCTGTCAGAGTCGCCCTTGTCCATGACATTGCTGAATCCGTCACAGGAGATATTGATGCCGTTAAGATTGGCAGAAAGGAATTTTCCAAAGAAGAGAAACATCGCCTTGAAATTAAAGCGATTAAAAAGATCAAAAATAAATTACCCTTAGGACTTAGCCGCGAAATTCATGATTTATGGTTTGAGTATGAGAAAAGTTTAACCCCGGAAGCAAAATTCGTAAAGGCGCTGGATAAGTTAGAGACCTTAACCCAACTTGCAGAGGCAGGTTACAAAACTTATGACGCGCCAGAGTTTATCGCGAATTATGCTGATTTGAGTGTGCAGAATTTTCCTGCTTTAAAGGGAATGTTGAAAATCGTGAAACGCAAACTCAAAACAGAATTTAGGAAGGGGGATATTCCTTGGAAAAAGGAATATAGCACTTATCCTTAA
- the recA gene encoding recombinase RecA: MTKINTMEEGKSQAVEMAVSQIKERFGEGSIMRLGEAKIMQVEAIPTGSVSLDIALGIGGVPRGRVIEIFGPESSGKTTLAQHIVATVQKRGGVAAFVDAEHALDPDYAKVIGVNINDLFISQPDTGEQALEIVETLVRSNAIDVVVVDSVAALTPRAEIEGEMGDSHMGLQARLMSQALRKLTAAISKSKTTVIFLNQTRMKIGVFFGNPEDTTGGKALKFYSSVRIELRRAAQIKQGDKIIGNRVKAKVVKNKVAPPFQTCEFDIMYNEGISYAGDLVDMGVFYKILTKSGSWYQLDEEKLGQGRETSKQYLRNNPKVAEMIQKKIWERVNEQRKAEV, from the coding sequence ATGACTAAAATTAATACTATGGAGGAGGGAAAATCCCAAGCCGTGGAAATGGCGGTGAGCCAGATTAAAGAGAGGTTCGGCGAGGGTTCAATTATGAGATTGGGTGAAGCAAAGATTATGCAGGTAGAAGCGATTCCGACTGGTTCAGTTTCGCTGGACATTGCTCTTGGTATTGGCGGCGTGCCGCGAGGCCGGGTGATTGAAATTTTCGGCCCTGAATCTTCCGGCAAAACGACGTTAGCTCAACATATTGTCGCTACGGTGCAAAAGCGCGGAGGAGTAGCGGCTTTTGTGGATGCGGAACACGCTTTGGATCCTGATTATGCTAAAGTGATTGGCGTGAATATCAATGATCTTTTTATCTCCCAGCCGGATACGGGTGAACAGGCTTTAGAGATTGTAGAAACTTTAGTCCGTTCCAACGCGATTGACGTGGTGGTAGTGGACTCGGTAGCAGCTCTTACTCCTCGGGCTGAGATTGAAGGCGAGATGGGGGACAGCCACATGGGCTTGCAAGCGCGTTTAATGAGCCAAGCCCTAAGGAAACTCACTGCGGCTATTTCTAAATCCAAAACCACGGTGATATTTTTAAATCAAACACGGATGAAGATCGGCGTTTTTTTCGGTAATCCCGAGGATACCACGGGAGGAAAGGCATTAAAATTTTATTCCTCGGTGCGCATTGAATTGAGGCGGGCGGCGCAAATTAAACAAGGCGATAAGATTATCGGCAATCGCGTGAAAGCGAAAGTAGTGAAGAATAAAGTGGCGCCGCCATTCCAAACCTGCGAATTTGACATTATGTATAATGAAGGAATTTCTTACGCAGGGGATTTGGTTGATATGGGAGTATTTTATAAAATTTTAACTAAAAGCGGTTCTTGGTATCAGTTAGACGAGGAGAAACTGGGACAGGGCAGAGAGACGAGCAAGCAATATTTAAGAAATAATCCCAAGGTCGCGGAGATGATTCAGAAGAAGATTTGGGAGAGAGTGAATGAGCAAAGAAAGGCAGAGGTTTAG
- the efp gene encoding elongation factor P, producing the protein MLDINDLKIGTNIEYNGEPYTVIASQHVKLGRGGAVQQTRLKNLIKGNVLSKNFKGNDKFQEPDITKNKVQFLYKDSKIFYFMDEKTYEQFGLPQKEIGLKAQFLKEGTSTDVLIFKGQPITIDLPLKVVLEVVDAPPDVRGDTAQGGTKQVTLETDAKLTVPLFIKKGDKVKVNTETGEYVERA; encoded by the coding sequence ATGCTGGATATCAATGATTTAAAAATTGGCACCAATATTGAATATAATGGCGAACCCTACACAGTGATTGCTTCCCAACATGTTAAATTGGGCCGCGGCGGCGCAGTGCAGCAAACAAGATTGAAAAATCTCATCAAGGGAAATGTCCTTAGTAAAAACTTTAAGGGCAACGATAAATTTCAAGAGCCGGATATTACTAAAAATAAGGTTCAATTTTTATATAAAGACAGCAAAATTTTCTATTTTATGGATGAAAAGACTTATGAACAGTTTGGTCTCCCGCAAAAAGAAATTGGTCTGAAGGCGCAATTTCTTAAAGAAGGAACAAGCACTGATGTCTTAATCTTTAAGGGTCAACCAATAACCATTGACCTCCCCCTGAAAGTAGTGCTTGAAGTTGTTGACGCGCCTCCGGATGTGCGCGGCGACACAGCTCAAGGAGGAACCAAACAGGTCACCTTAGAAACAGATGCCAAACTAACCGTTCCCCTGTTCATTAAGAAAGGAGATAAAGTAAAAGTAAATACGGAAACAGGGGAGTACGTAGAGCGAGCATAA
- the rpsR gene encoding 30S ribosomal protein S18, with amino-acid sequence MQPKKYCRFCVDPKKNINYKNVELIKRCLSNYGKIRPKKRTGTCSFHQRKLARAIKNARLMALLPYTIK; translated from the coding sequence ATGCAACCTAAAAAATATTGTCGTTTTTGCGTTGACCCCAAGAAAAATATTAACTACAAGAATGTAGAATTAATCAAACGGTGCTTGTCTAATTATGGTAAAATCAGACCCAAAAAGAGAACAGGCACTTGTTCATTCCATCAACGCAAATTAGCGCGCGCGATTAAAAATGCCCGCTTGATGGCCCTTCTTCCTTACACAATTAAATAA
- a CDS encoding single-stranded DNA-binding protein — MDLNKVMIIGRLTRDPETRNIPSGDAVANFGIATNRVWTNAQGQKQENVEYHNIVAWRKLADICGQYLKKGDRVYIEGSLQTHDWEGQDGIKRYRTEIIARDMIMLSPPRTQGRSPYPNQQAAPAPTATVTPPAPASEIPTINVEEELTRETENETITSEQEAKPRAPEKKEEDEGISIEDIPF, encoded by the coding sequence ATGGACCTCAATAAAGTAATGATTATCGGGCGCTTAACCCGCGATCCGGAAACCCGCAATATCCCTTCGGGAGATGCGGTGGCTAATTTTGGTATTGCTACCAACCGCGTCTGGACAAATGCCCAGGGTCAGAAACAAGAAAATGTTGAATATCATAATATTGTCGCCTGGCGCAAGCTAGCCGATATTTGCGGTCAATACTTAAAAAAAGGGGACCGAGTTTATATTGAAGGCTCGCTCCAGACTCATGACTGGGAAGGCCAAGATGGCATCAAGCGCTATCGCACCGAGATTATAGCCCGGGATATGATTATGTTATCCCCGCCGCGCACCCAAGGAAGGTCTCCTTATCCTAATCAGCAAGCCGCACCCGCTCCTACCGCCACGGTAACTCCCCCCGCCCCCGCCTCCGAAATCCCCACCATTAATGTAGAAGAGGAGTTAACCAGAGAAACGGAGAATGAAACAATAACATCTGAACAGGAGGCGAAACCGCGCGCTCCAGAAAAAAAGGAAGAAGATGAAGGCATTAGCATTGAAGATATACCGTTTTAA
- the rpsF gene encoding 30S ribosomal protein S6 yields the protein MPKYEIMYLFSPQISEKEAAEKIAQANNIIKESGGEIKKEEYWGLKDLAYKIKHFKQGYYHITWFKLNKDQVDSLDKKLKSVVHLLRFLLTAVTEEKETAIQSEEKENIIEQAEPALPKPEAEKSISLPQEEAPSEKKKISKTSKEPKAEMEDLDKKLEEILKEEVL from the coding sequence ATGCCCAAATACGAAATAATGTATCTTTTTTCGCCACAAATCTCTGAAAAGGAAGCGGCGGAAAAAATTGCCCAAGCGAATAACATTATTAAAGAATCGGGTGGCGAGATTAAGAAAGAAGAATATTGGGGACTGAAAGATTTGGCTTACAAGATTAAACACTTTAAACAAGGTTATTATCATATCACCTGGTTTAAATTAAATAAAGATCAAGTAGATTCTTTAGATAAAAAACTGAAATCTGTAGTCCATCTCTTAAGATTTTTGTTAACAGCGGTCACAGAGGAAAAAGAAACTGCCATTCAGAGCGAAGAAAAAGAAAATATTATAGAACAAGCTGAACCCGCTCTTCCTAAGCCAGAGGCTGAAAAATCAATCTCTCTTCCCCAAGAAGAAGCGCCCTCCGAGAAGAAAAAAATCTCTAAAACCTCTAAAGAGCCTAAAGCTGAAATGGAAGACTTGGATAAAAAATTGGAAGAGATCCTAAAAGAAGAAGTGCTTTGA
- a CDS encoding phosphomannomutase/phosphoglucomutase encodes MRINPFVFRNYDIRGIVGKELDSEKVYAIAKAYGTFLQRRKIRQAVIGRDCRVSGEEFKKVFIKGLREMGIDLIDIGMVMTQMMYYAQYRFQTNGGVMITASHNPYNFNGFKLGIGFSLTTGPEEVQEIRKNTQTERYYVSKKKGSITKADIREDYFNDVLKRLRLKRKFKVVVDFRHGTPAMYVPELFKRAGCKLILRRENVDGNFPAGTPDPTDEKFIRELGKVVLAEKADLGLAFDGDGDRIGMVDEKGNILWNDVVVAIFAQEILERFPNSKIIYNTLCSQVVQKVISRNGGIPMMWRTGHSFIKKKIAEEQAAFGGELSGHFFFNDNAYGHDDGTYAALRILEYLSDKKLSLSKLYQSFPRYISSPEIKIGCADERKVAAVADIAKRFRKDFPNAKITDATVIPGDDGTRADFDDGMMIFRYSQNGPYITVKFEARSKKVYDKRKKYVREMLERYPEMIWEDQLCVNLESLQ; translated from the coding sequence ATGAGAATCAATCCTTTCGTTTTCAGAAACTATGATATCAGGGGCATTGTGGGCAAAGAGCTAGATAGCGAGAAAGTATACGCAATTGCCAAGGCGTATGGAACTTTTTTACAAAGAAGAAAAATACGCCAGGCAGTAATTGGCAGAGATTGTCGGGTGAGCGGAGAAGAATTTAAAAAAGTATTTATTAAAGGTCTTAGAGAGATGGGCATTGATCTTATTGATATTGGTATGGTGATGACGCAAATGATGTATTACGCGCAATACCGTTTCCAGACCAATGGCGGGGTAATGATTACAGCCTCTCATAATCCGTATAATTTTAATGGATTTAAGCTGGGAATTGGTTTTTCCCTGACAACTGGGCCGGAGGAAGTGCAGGAGATAAGAAAAAATACTCAAACCGAGCGGTATTACGTTTCAAAAAAGAAAGGTTCTATCACAAAAGCTGACATCAGAGAAGATTATTTTAATGATGTTTTAAAGCGTCTTCGTTTAAAGAGAAAGTTTAAGGTTGTCGTTGATTTTAGGCATGGAACACCCGCTATGTATGTTCCTGAACTTTTCAAAAGAGCGGGTTGCAAACTGATTTTACGCAGAGAGAATGTGGATGGCAATTTTCCGGCGGGGACCCCGGATCCTACTGATGAAAAATTCATCAGGGAACTTGGCAAGGTTGTTCTTGCCGAGAAAGCCGATTTAGGACTCGCATTTGACGGCGATGGCGATAGGATAGGAATGGTTGACGAAAAGGGAAATATTTTATGGAATGATGTTGTGGTGGCAATTTTCGCGCAAGAAATATTAGAGAGATTTCCTAATTCAAAAATTATTTATAATACGCTTTGTTCACAGGTGGTTCAGAAAGTTATTAGTCGGAATGGCGGGATTCCGATGATGTGGAGAACCGGACACTCATTTATTAAGAAAAAAATCGCTGAAGAGCAAGCCGCATTCGGAGGAGAACTTTCCGGACATTTTTTCTTTAATGATAATGCCTATGGTCATGACGATGGAACATACGCCGCATTGAGAATTTTAGAGTATTTATCTGATAAAAAGCTTTCATTGAGTAAATTGTATCAAAGTTTTCCGCGATATATTTCCTCGCCCGAGATTAAGATTGGATGCGCGGATGAGAGAAAAGTCGCTGCTGTTGCGGATATTGCTAAAAGGTTTAGAAAGGATTTTCCGAACGCAAAAATTACTGACGCGACAGTTATTCCAGGAGATGATGGAACACGCGCTGATTTTGATGATGGTATGATGATTTTTAGATATTCTCAAAATGGCCCATATATTACGGTCAAATTTGAAGCGCGGAGCAAGAAAGTTTATGATAAGCGGAAGAAATATGTCCGGGAAATGCTGGAAAGATATCCTGAAATGATTTGGGAAGACCAGCTGTGTGTTAATCTTGAATCACTTCAGTAA
- a CDS encoding sugar phosphate nucleotidyltransferase, producing MSRERLTITINKRLIGLLDDFIDGEKIRNRSHAIEYLLSKTLAPKVSRAIILAGGQGLKMRPFTYEMPKCLIPVRGKPLLEHTLDLLKKYEIRDIVITIGHLGEKVRNHFGDGSRFGVKITYADQGEGFRGTGGALKVARNLAGHPFLLFYGDVLANIDLNDLIDFHKSHGKTMTMALTSVEDSSVWGVVQLHGSQIRDFVEKPKQSQRLSRLINAGIYVVEPKIFDYFPGKNIFRLEEDVFPKLAQSDELYGYPFEGQWFDIGTPEIYARVIKEWNGIK from the coding sequence ATGTCCAGAGAAAGATTAACAATTACCATTAACAAACGACTCATCGGCTTATTAGACGATTTTATTGACGGTGAGAAGATCCGCAACCGTTCGCACGCGATTGAGTATCTTTTGAGTAAAACGCTGGCGCCCAAGGTTTCGCGCGCGATTATTTTAGCGGGTGGCCAAGGCTTAAAAATGCGGCCTTTTACCTATGAAATGCCGAAGTGTTTGATTCCAGTGCGCGGCAAACCTCTTCTCGAGCACACTTTGGATTTATTAAAGAAATATGAAATCCGCGACATTGTGATTACGATCGGACACCTGGGAGAGAAGGTGCGGAATCATTTTGGCGACGGCTCGCGGTTCGGGGTAAAAATTACCTATGCGGATCAAGGAGAGGGTTTTCGGGGGACGGGCGGCGCTTTGAAGGTGGCAAGGAATCTAGCGGGACATCCTTTTTTGCTTTTCTATGGAGACGTCTTAGCAAATATTGATTTAAATGATTTGATTGACTTTCATAAAAGCCATGGCAAAACAATGACGATGGCTTTAACGAGCGTGGAGGATTCATCGGTTTGGGGAGTGGTGCAGCTTCACGGCTCCCAAATCCGGGATTTTGTGGAAAAGCCTAAACAGAGCCAGAGATTATCGCGGCTTATCAACGCAGGGATTTATGTCGTGGAGCCTAAGATTTTTGATTATTTCCCCGGAAAAAATATTTTTCGCCTGGAAGAAGATGTTTTCCCAAAGCTCGCGCAAAGCGATGAACTATATGGCTATCCTTTTGAGGGGCAATGGTTTGACATTGGCACGCCTGAAATTTACGCGCGGGTGATTAAGGAGTGGAACGGGATCAAATAA
- the trpS gene encoding tryptophan--tRNA ligase, whose amino-acid sequence MEKKLFSGIRPSGTLHLGNYFGAIKNWVELQDQYQCVFEIVDYHGLTTPFEPETLCSEIIEMATGLLACGIDPQKSILTVQSYVPEQTELAWILGALTPLGMLERMPTYKEKKTQFPDNLNLALLSYPVLMAADILVYKTDAVPVGEDQDPHLEFTRFIAERFNKRFGETFPLPQTLKTEAPRIMGLDGKNKMSKTLNNYIGLFESQEEIDAKLRNAFTDPKKIKKGDKGHPEKCNIFALHKLFSLPDLVKTIERDCRSGNLGCVECKKILAQNIALHFGDMRVKYAELKQKPEEVKNILIEGAKRAREIAGKNLQEIREKIGVR is encoded by the coding sequence ATGGAGAAAAAATTATTTTCAGGAATCAGACCATCGGGTACTCTACATTTAGGCAATTATTTTGGTGCAATTAAAAATTGGGTGGAACTGCAAGATCAATACCAATGTGTCTTTGAAATCGTGGACTACCATGGCTTAACCACGCCTTTTGAGCCAGAAACCTTGTGCTCAGAAATTATAGAGATGGCTACTGGTCTTCTCGCTTGCGGTATTGACCCTCAAAAATCCATTTTGACTGTCCAATCTTATGTCCCGGAACAAACTGAACTTGCTTGGATTCTGGGAGCGCTCACTCCCTTGGGGATGTTAGAGCGCATGCCCACTTATAAAGAAAAAAAAACACAATTTCCAGATAATCTGAATTTAGCCCTGCTTTCTTACCCTGTTTTAATGGCGGCCGACATTTTAGTTTACAAAACCGATGCTGTTCCTGTTGGCGAAGACCAAGATCCTCATCTGGAATTTACTCGCTTTATCGCCGAGCGCTTTAATAAACGTTTCGGCGAAACCTTTCCTCTGCCCCAAACCTTAAAAACCGAAGCGCCGCGGATTATGGGCTTGGACGGTAAAAACAAGATGAGCAAAACTTTGAATAATTACATTGGGCTCTTTGAATCCCAAGAAGAAATTGACGCTAAATTGCGCAATGCTTTTACAGACCCTAAAAAAATAAAAAAGGGCGATAAGGGGCATCCAGAAAAATGCAATATCTTTGCCTTGCACAAATTATTCTCCCTCCCCGATTTAGTAAAAACCATTGAAAGAGATTGCCGTTCGGGAAATTTGGGCTGCGTGGAATGCAAGAAAATCTTGGCTCAAAACATTGCCTTGCACTTTGGCGATATGCGTGTAAAATATGCGGAGTTGAAACAAAAGCCCGAAGAAGTAAAAAATATTTTAATTGAGGGCGCAAAAAGGGCGCGCGAAATCGCGGGGAAAAATTTGCAAGAAATACGAGAGAAAATTGGGGTGAGATAG